In Ignavibacteriales bacterium, the following proteins share a genomic window:
- a CDS encoding ferritin, protein MISKSLQDALNEQINFELFSAYLYLSMSAHFESQNLSGFANWMRVQYQEETGHAMKFYKYVFDRNGVVTLKALAQPATKFKTPVEVFKQVLEHEQKVTSLINKLYELAVKEKDYAAQSFLQWFINEQVEEEKNAADIINMLEMIGDSSVSLIMADRQLGARK, encoded by the coding sequence ATGATCAGCAAATCTTTACAAGACGCTCTTAATGAGCAAATTAACTTCGAACTATTTTCTGCATATCTGTACCTTTCCATGTCGGCACATTTCGAATCACAGAATCTCTCCGGCTTCGCGAATTGGATGCGTGTGCAATACCAAGAGGAAACCGGGCATGCGATGAAATTTTATAAGTATGTGTTTGACCGCAACGGCGTCGTCACGCTGAAAGCTCTTGCACAGCCAGCGACAAAATTTAAAACACCTGTAGAGGTTTTTAAACAAGTTCTTGAGCATGAACAAAAAGTCACATCGCTCATCAACAAGCTGTACGAATTAGCGGTGAAGGAAAAAGATTACGCTGCGCAGAGTTTTCTACAATGGTTCATCAATGAACAAGTGGAAGAAGAAAAGAACGCAGCCGACATTATTAATATGTTAGAGATGATCGGCGATTCGTCTGTAAGCTTGATAATGGCTGACCGCCAACTTGGCGCAAGGAAATGA